From a region of the Cenarchaeum symbiont of Oopsacas minuta genome:
- a CDS encoding dehydrogenase yields MKIAVMGIGVAGSYLLSRLKNNHTVVGYERMEKERHDSICAWGSSKNRMTQMCDLSGIDFEKYVIHNGKFMHISCAGKKFNIALHGLCTYDKIGLIKDFVQGCTVHYGKAPAKKELVDEYDLVIDCTGFHRSYLPRIKNDFFLPTYEYKVEYKESVPYDDFFVHAFKGMSGYFWYFPLGKKIAHIGAGDYNKNHVTETNKFLNKYGGKIIKTVGRPIRLATPENCMPYSDGNIVGVGESIGTVFPLLGEGIIPSMECADILIKNIDDIREYERQVAKHFSIYGTVYDFVRKKIDGQFHPVKQIGNMLAIFRYMKRHEERFGMDIKLRHLAKVAQA; encoded by the coding sequence ATGAAGATCGCCGTAATGGGAATTGGGGTTGCTGGAAGCTATCTTTTATCCCGTTTAAAGAATAATCATACAGTGGTAGGTTATGAGCGTATGGAGAAAGAGAGGCATGATTCCATATGCGCGTGGGGATCTTCAAAAAATCGCATGACACAGATGTGCGATCTATCTGGAATTGATTTTGAAAAATATGTCATACACAACGGAAAGTTTATGCATATATCGTGTGCTGGAAAAAAATTCAATATTGCCCTGCACGGTCTATGTACATATGATAAGATAGGGTTGATTAAAGATTTTGTGCAAGGGTGCACCGTACACTATGGTAAGGCACCTGCAAAGAAAGAACTAGTAGATGAGTACGATCTTGTCATAGATTGTACTGGCTTTCATAGATCATATCTACCACGTATAAAAAATGATTTCTTTCTTCCCACATACGAGTACAAAGTAGAATATAAAGAGAGTGTTCCATATGATGATTTTTTCGTACACGCATTCAAAGGAATGTCAGGATATTTTTGGTATTTTCCACTAGGTAAAAAGATTGCACATATTGGAGCTGGAGATTACAACAAAAACCACGTAACAGAGACTAACAAATTTCTCAATAAATATGGAGGTAAGATCATAAAGACGGTAGGTAGACCCATTCGACTTGCAACACCAGAAAACTGTATGCCGTATTCTGATGGCAATATAGTCGGAGTTGGTGAATCTATAGGGACTGTATTTCCATTGCTAGGTGAGGGAATCATACCAAGTATGGAATGCGCAGACATTTTGATAAAAAATATAGATGATATTCGAGAATATGAACGACAAGTTGCCAAACACTTTTCCATATATGGTACGGTGTATGACTTTGTACGCAAAAAAATAGACGGTCAATTTCACCCTGTAAAACAGATTGGAAATATGCTCGCAATATTCCGATATATGAAACGCCATGAAGAACGTTTTGGAATGGATATAAAATTACGCCAT
- a CDS encoding leucine--tRNA ligase produces MDWSKLEKKWQERWSKDRDFETKPDSREKKFITVAYPYPNSPQHVGHGRTYTTADVHARFLRMKGYNVLFPMAFHYTGTPILGMAKRVQAQDIDIINVLKGLYGVPKDIIEGFVEPIKIADYFSAEIKQGMNEMGYSIDWRGEFTTIDAPYKKFIEWQANTLKKKGLIVQGSHPVGWCPKDGNPVSQHDTMGDVEPDFTEYSIIKFECDGYILPAATLRAETIFGVTNLWVNPEILYEKVTIDGKRWIVSPECTEKLAYLGKKIERGGDILGSNICKMVATNYKGREIPIFPAHFVKTDVGTGIVMSVPAHAPFDYCALTDLAARKDSFATKAAAIKPIVIIKSPEYNGIPAQEQVKKDGIKDQNDPRLEESTKIVYAKEFYGGVMMENTGKFVNTKTSDAKDIVHKWLVEKDIADKMFEMTNHPVRCRCGAVCVIKMLENQWFLNYGDESWKKKAAKCFSSMQILPAEIKTEFDHTLKWLHQRAYARQSGLGTPLPWDKDWIIESLADSVIYMSYYTISRLVNAGKIKPKDITAEFCDYVFLGKGSLDRLCDGAREARESFEYYYPVDSRHSGRDLVPNHLSFFVLNHVAIYNEERWPRQIVVNGSVLMDGKKMSKSMGNIIPLRQAIQKYGADPIRAAILVSSELLQDADFNIGSVDSISRRLESLITNYNLKSDGPCEELEDVWLLSRLNKAISDTTKLIKKMRLREALHIILYGLDSDIQWHAKRMAARNRTGRPAILGKIDSARALMLSPFTPHTAEEMWERLGNTTRASKSSWPIADESISNDANITEDLLKRILEDISKILKVTKMSPKIITIYTAGDLKTISYRRIVQEIQDGASNMGQIMPKLLLDSNTQNIKKSPDYVQRSIKDILSETEEVRRYVAEKGVLDEKKILSDTLPDLIKMQFGAHLRIFSEDDAYKDDSKGKAKYARPLKPAILVE; encoded by the coding sequence ATGGATTGGAGTAAACTAGAAAAGAAATGGCAAGAACGGTGGTCAAAGGATAGAGACTTTGAGACAAAACCTGACAGTAGAGAGAAAAAATTCATTACCGTAGCGTATCCATATCCGAATTCTCCACAACATGTAGGGCATGGTAGAACATACACTACAGCTGATGTGCATGCAAGATTCTTGCGCATGAAAGGATACAACGTACTCTTCCCCATGGCATTTCATTATACTGGAACTCCGATACTTGGTATGGCAAAGAGAGTGCAAGCCCAAGATATCGATATAATAAATGTGCTAAAAGGTTTGTATGGTGTACCAAAGGACATTATTGAAGGATTTGTAGAGCCAATAAAAATTGCAGATTACTTTAGCGCCGAGATAAAACAAGGAATGAACGAGATGGGGTATTCTATAGATTGGAGGGGAGAATTTACAACGATCGATGCGCCATATAAAAAATTTATCGAATGGCAGGCAAATACGCTCAAGAAGAAAGGCCTCATAGTTCAAGGTTCACATCCTGTAGGATGGTGCCCAAAGGATGGAAACCCAGTATCACAACACGATACAATGGGAGATGTGGAGCCGGACTTTACAGAATATTCCATAATAAAATTTGAGTGTGATGGATATATTTTACCTGCTGCCACGTTGCGCGCAGAGACGATCTTTGGAGTAACAAATCTGTGGGTAAATCCAGAGATATTATACGAAAAAGTAACAATAGATGGAAAGAGATGGATCGTCAGCCCAGAATGTACGGAAAAACTTGCCTATCTTGGTAAAAAAATAGAGAGAGGTGGAGATATTCTAGGTTCCAATATATGCAAGATGGTAGCTACAAACTATAAAGGAAGAGAGATTCCAATATTTCCTGCGCATTTTGTAAAAACAGATGTTGGGACAGGAATAGTCATGTCTGTTCCTGCACATGCTCCATTTGACTATTGCGCGTTAACAGACCTTGCTGCAAGAAAAGATTCGTTTGCCACAAAAGCTGCTGCCATAAAACCAATTGTAATAATAAAGTCGCCAGAATATAATGGCATACCAGCTCAAGAACAGGTGAAAAAAGATGGCATAAAAGATCAAAACGATCCACGTCTTGAAGAGTCTACAAAAATTGTCTATGCAAAAGAATTTTACGGAGGAGTGATGATGGAGAATACTGGCAAATTTGTAAACACAAAGACATCTGATGCAAAAGATATAGTGCATAAATGGCTTGTAGAAAAAGATATAGCTGACAAAATGTTTGAGATGACAAATCATCCAGTAAGATGTAGGTGTGGTGCAGTATGTGTAATAAAGATGCTAGAGAACCAATGGTTTCTAAACTATGGCGACGAGAGTTGGAAGAAAAAAGCAGCAAAATGTTTTAGTTCCATGCAGATACTTCCAGCAGAGATTAAAACAGAGTTTGACCACACATTAAAATGGCTACATCAGAGGGCATATGCACGTCAGAGTGGTCTTGGAACCCCACTGCCGTGGGACAAAGACTGGATAATAGAGAGCCTAGCAGACTCTGTCATATACATGTCGTATTATACTATATCACGTCTTGTAAACGCTGGAAAGATAAAACCAAAAGACATCACCGCAGAGTTTTGTGATTATGTTTTTTTGGGAAAGGGTAGTTTAGATAGATTATGTGATGGAGCAAGAGAGGCTAGAGAATCTTTCGAGTATTATTACCCTGTGGATTCAAGACATTCAGGACGCGACCTAGTTCCAAACCACCTCTCATTCTTTGTTTTAAACCATGTTGCAATATACAACGAAGAGAGATGGCCAAGGCAGATAGTGGTCAACGGCTCTGTTCTCATGGATGGAAAAAAGATGTCAAAATCTATGGGAAACATCATACCGCTTCGGCAAGCCATACAAAAGTACGGTGCAGATCCAATACGTGCAGCAATTCTAGTCTCATCTGAACTCTTACAAGATGCTGACTTTAACATCGGATCTGTTGACAGCATATCGCGTCGTCTTGAATCACTGATCACAAACTATAACCTAAAATCGGACGGACCGTGTGAGGAACTAGAAGACGTATGGCTTTTGTCGAGGCTAAACAAGGCAATATCCGATACTACAAAACTCATAAAAAAGATGAGGCTGCGCGAAGCACTTCACATCATATTGTACGGTCTAGATTCAGACATACAGTGGCATGCAAAGAGAATGGCAGCACGTAATAGAACCGGAAGACCTGCAATACTAGGCAAGATAGATTCTGCTAGAGCGTTGATGCTATCTCCATTTACCCCGCATACAGCAGAAGAGATGTGGGAACGTCTTGGTAATACAACACGCGCATCAAAATCTTCATGGCCAATAGCTGATGAGAGCATATCCAATGATGCAAACATTACTGAAGATCTATTAAAACGGATTTTAGAAGATATCTCAAAGATATTAAAGGTGACAAAGATGAGCCCAAAGATAATTACCATATATACTGCAGGAGACCTAAAAACCATCTCTTATCGGCGCATCGTACAAGAGATACAAGATGGCGCCTCAAATATGGGGCAGATTATGCCAAAATTACTATTAGATTCAAATACACAAAATATCAAAAAATCCCCAGATTATGTGCAAAGATCAATAAAAGATATACTCTCTGAGACAGAAGAGGTACGCCGATATGTGGCAGAGAAAGGTGTGCTAGACGAAAAGAAGATACTATCAGATACACTTCCAGATTTGATAAAGATGCAGTTTGGTGCGCATCTACGCATATTCTCCGAAGATGATGCATACAAGGATGATTCAAAAGGCAAAGCAAAATACGCGCGGCCATTAAAACCTGCAATACTTGTTGAATAA
- a CDS encoding PEBP family protein: MSLSLTSSAFDQGGEIPKKYGYKNENASPPLSISKVPVKCKSLALIMDDPDAKKAVGKVWTHWLVWNIHPTIREIAESSIPRECLEGKTDFNSVKYGGPAPPDGRHTYVFALYALDADLDLERGADVRALKTAMNGHILEETKLVGTYLPDSQQ; the protein is encoded by the coding sequence ATGTCACTCTCACTTACTAGTTCAGCGTTTGATCAAGGTGGAGAGATTCCAAAAAAATATGGTTATAAAAATGAGAACGCAAGTCCACCATTATCTATATCCAAAGTTCCAGTAAAGTGTAAATCTCTAGCTCTGATAATGGACGATCCTGATGCAAAAAAAGCAGTCGGTAAAGTTTGGACTCATTGGCTTGTATGGAACATTCATCCAACTATTAGAGAGATTGCAGAATCCTCAATTCCAAGAGAATGTTTAGAAGGCAAGACGGATTTTAACAGTGTAAAATACGGCGGCCCTGCACCGCCCGACGGTAGACACACATACGTCTTTGCTCTGTATGCATTGGATGCCGATCTTGATCTAGAGAGGGGTGCTGATGTTAGAGCACTAAAGACAGCAATGAATGGACATATACTAGAAGAGACAAAACTTGTAGGAACGTATCTTCCTGATTCTCAGCAGTAA
- a CDS encoding twitching motility protein PilT, whose protein sequence is MPDILCDTSFMMHMACYQIKNIDALDTEIGPVRFLVPDVVLRELVGLSMDSNKSLAASAALERAKKMPEIKIGKQRADSALVKYISKHGGVVATLDKKLKSEIKKYGGSIMSVHNDRIVIES, encoded by the coding sequence TTGCCTGATATACTGTGTGATACAAGTTTTATGATGCACATGGCATGCTATCAAATAAAAAACATAGACGCACTTGATACAGAGATTGGGCCTGTAAGATTTCTTGTACCAGATGTAGTCTTGCGAGAACTTGTAGGACTCTCAATGGATTCAAATAAGAGTTTGGCAGCATCTGCAGCTTTGGAGAGAGCAAAAAAAATGCCAGAGATAAAGATAGGTAAACAGAGAGCAGATAGTGCACTTGTAAAATATATCTCAAAACATGGTGGAGTGGTAGCTACGCTCGATAAGAAATTAAAGTCTGAAATAAAAAAATATGGAGGCTCTATCATGTCCGTGCACAACGACCGTATAGTGATAGAATCATAA
- a CDS encoding translation initiation factor IF-2 subunit gamma gives MKHWKNDLPDWYIKKHGYQPCINIGTAGHVDHGKTTLVQSLTGVWTSMHSQELKRGITIRVGYSDVAFYKCPKCSEPEGYSTESKCSNCGKKSDLSRVVSIVDSPGHESLMANMLSGAALMDGSILVIGADQKVPQLQTEEHLLALQILGIKQIIVAQNKIDLLTYEEAIATHSEMKKFMTKFNLDAPIIPVSAQSGLNKDALIGAIESQITTPKRDSKADPIMHVLRSFDVNRPGTNISKMKGGIIGGSLTAGMFKVGDEIEIKPGVQEGKKNTYNTIVTKIDSLGTGAGLVESVLPGGLVAIGTKLDPSMASGDALIGAVIGKPGTLPDSTMTASFKTNLFDSAVGMQSTAKVQPIKTGDMLRFSIGTSPELCKVTKTGDGKITVEFRRPVCTFKKGRAAISSRIADRWRLIGAGTVA, from the coding sequence TTGAAACATTGGAAAAATGATCTACCCGATTGGTATATAAAAAAACATGGATATCAACCTTGTATTAACATAGGAACCGCAGGACATGTGGATCATGGCAAAACCACACTTGTACAATCGCTTACTGGTGTATGGACTAGTATGCACAGTCAGGAACTAAAACGAGGAATTACAATACGTGTTGGATATTCAGATGTAGCGTTTTACAAATGCCCAAAATGCTCCGAGCCTGAAGGATATTCAACAGAATCAAAATGTTCCAACTGTGGAAAAAAATCAGATCTTAGTAGAGTTGTAAGCATAGTGGACAGTCCAGGTCACGAGAGTCTCATGGCAAACATGTTATCTGGAGCAGCTCTGATGGATGGAAGTATCTTGGTTATCGGTGCAGATCAAAAAGTACCACAGTTACAAACTGAAGAGCATCTTTTGGCATTGCAGATTCTTGGAATAAAACAAATTATAGTGGCACAAAATAAAATTGATCTACTTACGTACGAAGAGGCTATTGCAACCCATTCAGAGATGAAAAAATTTATGACCAAATTCAATCTCGATGCGCCCATCATACCTGTCTCAGCGCAGTCTGGACTGAACAAAGATGCTCTCATAGGCGCCATAGAGTCGCAGATAACTACACCAAAACGTGACAGCAAGGCAGATCCCATAATGCATGTATTACGCTCATTTGATGTAAACAGACCTGGCACAAATATATCAAAGATGAAAGGTGGAATTATAGGCGGTTCGCTAACTGCTGGGATGTTCAAAGTGGGCGATGAGATCGAGATAAAACCTGGAGTGCAAGAAGGTAAAAAGAACACATACAATACAATTGTAACAAAAATAGATTCGCTTGGAACAGGAGCAGGATTGGTAGAGAGTGTACTTCCTGGTGGACTTGTGGCAATAGGAACAAAGCTCGATCCATCTATGGCTAGTGGTGATGCGTTGATTGGTGCTGTAATAGGCAAGCCTGGAACACTTCCAGATAGCACAATGACTGCATCATTTAAGACAAACCTCTTTGATTCGGCAGTTGGAATGCAGTCTACTGCCAAAGTACAGCCGATAAAGACAGGAGATATGTTACGATTTAGTATAGGTACATCACCTGAGCTATGCAAGGTTACAAAGACTGGTGATGGAAAAATAACAGTAGAGTTCCGCCGTCCAGTATGCACATTCAAAAAAGGTCGTGCTGCAATTAGTAGTAGAATTGCAGACAGATGGAGATTAATCGGTGCAGGTACGGTTGCCTGA
- a CDS encoding ribosomal protein S6e, protein MASFKITISDTKGRSTTKELKDDEAIPLLSSGIGKELDASIVGFGGKIKITGGSDKSGVPMRQDVHGGTRKYVLLSPGVGLRKTETGMRKRKLVRGEQITEEIYQINCRLDGIIPEKEDKLETPKNEDQKDKPAKKLKQEKE, encoded by the coding sequence ATGGCAAGTTTTAAGATTACAATATCAGATACAAAGGGAAGATCCACTACAAAGGAACTAAAAGATGACGAGGCCATACCATTGCTAAGCTCAGGGATCGGCAAGGAGCTAGATGCGTCAATAGTTGGATTTGGAGGAAAGATCAAGATAACTGGAGGTAGTGACAAGTCTGGTGTTCCCATGAGACAAGATGTGCATGGTGGAACACGCAAGTATGTGTTACTTTCACCTGGAGTTGGTCTGCGCAAGACCGAGACTGGAATGCGCAAACGCAAACTCGTACGAGGAGAGCAGATCACAGAAGAAATTTATCAGATAAACTGTAGACTAGATGGCATCATTCCAGAAAAAGAGGACAAACTAGAAACTCCCAAAAATGAGGATCAAAAAGACAAACCTGCAAAAAAGCTAAAACAAGAAAAAGAATAA
- a CDS encoding TPR repeat protein has product MSSDRDLILPPVTEDNICLPLSINAVSRYWNVDLPMDKATSIAKKYPQINGSILAEGMDLAEDHGLGCIVLHSDMNGLRRIIDDGIPPIAILPGISRTVQHASVISGYDDESKTILHYIPQPNSKGEFQMGVIPEEQFDALWSEDGYIAIIIAPPEKLVNMPCSEEERQSNRLCFLSEKQNLLGDAKSAIKSLKDAIQLYSSNSTAHSLLGSILNENNSAECITHYERALEINPRSYLSFRGLGNYYIKLQSYAEAEKFYTKAISINATRYGPIYKNRAITRMNQGNKTGARKDFEAYLCNTPDALDGDSIRETLAELGAECGI; this is encoded by the coding sequence ATGTCCTCTGATCGCGATCTGATATTGCCTCCTGTAACGGAGGATAACATATGCCTACCACTCTCAATAAATGCAGTATCAAGATACTGGAATGTTGATCTGCCAATGGATAAAGCTACAAGTATTGCAAAAAAATATCCACAGATAAACGGCAGTATACTAGCAGAAGGGATGGATCTTGCAGAAGATCACGGTCTAGGGTGCATAGTGCTACATTCAGACATGAATGGATTGCGAAGGATCATAGACGATGGAATACCTCCGATAGCCATACTACCTGGCATATCGCGTACCGTGCAGCACGCCTCTGTAATATCTGGATATGATGATGAATCGAAAACTATACTACATTACATACCACAACCAAACAGCAAAGGTGAATTTCAAATGGGTGTCATACCAGAAGAACAGTTTGATGCACTCTGGTCCGAAGACGGATACATTGCAATAATCATAGCACCTCCCGAAAAACTCGTAAATATGCCATGTTCTGAGGAGGAAAGACAGTCAAACAGACTATGTTTTTTATCAGAGAAACAAAACCTGCTTGGAGATGCAAAGAGTGCTATAAAATCGCTAAAAGATGCCATACAGCTTTACTCATCCAATTCTACAGCACACTCTCTACTTGGTTCAATATTAAACGAAAATAATTCTGCCGAGTGTATAACACATTATGAAAGAGCTCTAGAGATAAACCCAAGATCATATCTTTCATTTAGAGGTCTAGGAAACTATTACATAAAACTCCAGTCGTATGCAGAGGCTGAGAAATTTTACACAAAGGCAATATCGATAAACGCTACTAGATACGGTCCTATATACAAAAATCGAGCCATTACGAGAATGAATCAAGGTAATAAAACTGGAGCACGTAAAGATTTTGAGGCATATTTGTGTAACACACCAGATGCACTTGACGGAGATTCTATACGAGAGACACTTGCTGAATTAGGTGCGGAGTGCGGGATTTGA
- a CDS encoding glutamine amidotransferase class I (guaA) translates to MLLVDNGSVFTDDIEECLDNFLVTRLTPNSVDDDLKRYDSFILSGRKSNNKKTNAVNAAIIRHADSTGKPLFGICYGAEMLALTFGGTIRKMSKVRRGLEKVTFEQNPLCDTGVQQVFESHRYEIANLGSRLERIGGSETCENEFVHVVGTKMFGAQFHPEETYGGQKMLLKFADT, encoded by the coding sequence GTGCTACTAGTTGACAACGGATCAGTATTTACAGACGATATAGAAGAATGTCTTGACAACTTTCTAGTGACTCGACTAACTCCAAACAGTGTAGATGATGATTTAAAAAGATATGATTCATTCATACTCTCTGGTCGTAAGAGCAACAACAAAAAAACAAACGCCGTAAACGCAGCGATAATTCGGCATGCAGATTCCACAGGAAAGCCACTCTTTGGGATATGTTATGGTGCAGAGATGCTCGCTCTGACTTTTGGTGGAACCATACGAAAGATGTCCAAAGTACGCAGAGGACTCGAAAAGGTCACATTTGAACAAAATCCATTATGCGATACAGGGGTGCAGCAGGTCTTTGAGAGTCATAGATATGAGATTGCAAATCTTGGATCTAGACTCGAGAGGATTGGTGGATCAGAGACGTGTGAAAATGAATTCGTGCACGTTGTTGGAACAAAGATGTTTGGCGCTCAATTTCATCCAGAAGAGACGTATGGTGGACAAAAGATGCTCTTAAAATTTGCCGACACGTAA
- a CDS encoding putative membrane protein, with product MYSASTERPQPPPNAGNMVRFGIIAFIAILIIVIVGRPAVAFFMNVNEFDDQFTKPLFYSLISAVILSVIALVRVNIVSRSSIFWYIINTLISFISSSQNPNIKNIEGYKKYKLGTISFVIWQITKILLFGAFFTNILFGFAAMEFIQGDSLGAEHIAKLFTLPFVTPPIDSTYSTDIVIPMIPALLLLIPPVLGAIGLRLLLYLGIHHILGIITSYMHGESKPNYRRYVSIMETIVGVGIIWSCINMFFTSDIDYNTRYTIAGFFVTGIALIVFATMDRIRSKVLTHMMPKDVLLRIIVISVIVISVGGIISVNDGIADAKKIEYLGPYTAQQIGINRHLAQLDQIEVNEHRVDLVSVQPNNIPRYVDENSDVLKVIRVWDWDAAFAKLKPEIGLIPYVDFEDNDILRFNDTLYWTASMKPVLPPSVDVGNRWYNEHLVYTHVPNGFLTLDATKGKIIDSATFFEQRTIYYGEGGLLEDTWSTYPENRVESAELNGVFYEGRGGLTVSPPISWIFEPNFVLSFPSEPVHLMRYKDINDRMSQLYPYFVYNFFGKDIDSYPVTDGENTYWLMPLIFGIKADNIPWSSENFYIRLVGYALIDTYNGDIRLLKVGDDFFTKMFESQYGDRFEPMPEWLDNQARYPVELFNWKTSMYNFYHVTDIETYIQANEFYEIPAGLDTYYIEAKPPGFNQTEFLGLLSLELRGSQGRNLAGFMIVQNDMPNLGKMQFYEIPLNSTTKLIGPTAVREALDRDPDFAQLKTLLRNPRIGDNILYRVGDHDTYFIPVYTAGAGGVVAQLGTIAAVGAAFTGEYHVGLGETQEEAFEAYLNKLSGVAPTASVEAGAIALDRDERVSIVRALFTESGLQVVEPSSIQIPITFVQAEAFFYTDVQREETETLVDEFISDYVKPRTSRVFLWETESDLNFGTVLLRDGVLELHYISIEVGK from the coding sequence GTGAATGAATTTGATGACCAGTTTACAAAACCACTCTTTTACTCGCTAATCTCCGCAGTCATACTATCGGTTATAGCTCTAGTACGAGTCAACATTGTTTCTAGATCTTCCATCTTTTGGTATATAATCAATACGTTGATCTCATTTATCTCCTCTAGTCAAAATCCGAATATCAAAAATATTGAGGGCTATAAAAAATACAAACTTGGAACCATCTCATTTGTAATATGGCAGATTACTAAAATTCTGCTCTTTGGAGCATTCTTTACAAACATATTGTTTGGATTTGCCGCCATGGAGTTCATCCAAGGTGATTCTCTTGGTGCAGAACACATAGCCAAATTGTTTACGCTTCCGTTTGTAACACCTCCAATAGACTCTACATATAGTACGGATATTGTGATTCCGATGATCCCAGCATTACTTTTGCTCATACCTCCCGTACTTGGAGCCATAGGATTACGACTATTGTTGTATCTTGGCATACATCACATACTGGGAATAATTACATCATATATGCATGGAGAATCAAAACCAAATTATCGCAGATACGTATCTATAATGGAGACCATAGTTGGTGTGGGCATAATTTGGTCGTGTATCAATATGTTCTTTACAAGTGACATTGACTATAACACGCGATATACTATAGCAGGATTTTTTGTAACAGGGATTGCATTAATTGTATTTGCCACGATGGATCGAATACGATCAAAGGTGCTAACCCACATGATGCCAAAGGATGTTCTCTTACGCATTATTGTCATAAGTGTAATTGTAATATCTGTGGGAGGAATCATATCTGTAAATGATGGCATCGCCGACGCCAAAAAAATAGAGTATCTTGGACCTTACACTGCACAACAGATAGGGATAAACAGACACTTGGCTCAGCTAGATCAGATAGAGGTAAACGAACACAGAGTAGACTTGGTATCTGTACAACCAAACAACATACCTAGATATGTAGATGAAAATTCCGATGTGCTCAAAGTCATACGCGTATGGGACTGGGATGCTGCATTCGCAAAGCTAAAGCCAGAGATTGGACTAATTCCATATGTTGATTTTGAAGACAATGATATACTCCGCTTTAATGATACATTATACTGGACAGCATCAATGAAGCCAGTTCTTCCACCGTCAGTTGACGTTGGAAATAGATGGTATAACGAACATTTGGTGTATACGCATGTACCGAACGGATTTTTGACACTTGATGCCACAAAGGGAAAGATCATAGACAGTGCAACATTCTTCGAGCAGCGCACCATATACTATGGAGAAGGAGGATTGTTGGAAGATACATGGTCTACATACCCAGAGAATAGAGTAGAGAGTGCTGAATTGAACGGAGTGTTTTATGAAGGGCGTGGCGGTCTGACAGTCTCACCGCCAATAAGCTGGATATTTGAGCCGAATTTTGTACTCTCATTTCCAAGCGAGCCAGTACATCTGATGAGGTACAAAGACATCAACGATAGAATGTCTCAACTGTACCCATATTTTGTATATAATTTCTTTGGTAAAGATATAGACTCGTATCCAGTAACCGACGGTGAAAACACGTATTGGTTGATGCCACTCATATTCGGAATAAAGGCTGACAATATTCCATGGTCATCTGAAAACTTTTACATACGTCTAGTAGGATACGCGCTGATTGATACGTATAATGGAGACATTCGACTCTTAAAGGTAGGTGATGACTTTTTCACAAAAATGTTTGAGAGTCAATACGGAGACAGATTTGAGCCCATGCCAGAATGGCTTGATAATCAGGCAAGATATCCTGTAGAACTATTCAATTGGAAGACAAGTATGTACAACTTTTATCATGTAACGGACATTGAAACGTACATACAAGCAAATGAATTTTATGAAATTCCAGCTGGTCTTGACACCTATTACATAGAAGCAAAACCTCCAGGATTCAACCAAACGGAGTTTCTTGGACTACTTTCTTTGGAGTTGCGTGGCTCTCAAGGACGTAACCTTGCTGGTTTTATGATAGTGCAAAACGATATGCCAAACCTAGGCAAGATGCAGTTTTATGAAATTCCACTAAACTCAACTACAAAATTAATCGGTCCTACTGCAGTACGTGAAGCACTAGACAGAGATCCTGACTTTGCACAGTTAAAGACGCTCTTGCGTAATCCTCGCATTGGGGACAATATACTGTATAGAGTTGGAGATCATGATACGTACTTTATACCAGTATATACTGCAGGCGCTGGAGGGGTAGTAGCACAACTTGGCACTATTGCCGCAGTTGGAGCTGCATTTACAGGAGAGTATCATGTCGGTCTTGGAGAGACACAAGAAGAGGCATTTGAGGCATATCTGAATAAACTCTCAGGAGTAGCACCTACTGCATCAGTAGAGGCAGGGGCCATAGCACTAGATAGAGACGAGAGAGTATCTATTGTCCGTGCATTGTTTACTGAATCGGGTCTACAAGTAGTAGAACCATCATCCATTCAGATACCCATAACATTTGTACAGGCAGAAGCGTTCTTTTACACAGATGTGCAAAGAGAAGAGACTGAGACTCTAGTTGACGAGTTTATATCAGACTATGTAAAACCGCGTACCTCTAGGGTGTTTCTTTGGGAGACAGAGAGTGATCTCAACTTTGGAACTGTACTTTTGCGCGATGGTGTGTTAGAGTTACACTATATATCCATCGAAGTAGGGAAATAA